One part of the Brachyhypopomus gauderio isolate BG-103 unplaced genomic scaffold, BGAUD_0.2 sc128, whole genome shotgun sequence genome encodes these proteins:
- the LOC143498984 gene encoding uncharacterized protein LOC143498984 isoform X2 gives MNLGDGRRRGRKPGLKWQVKLFLLEDPNQTTIPSSQDSEELEKSGLGSGNSDLGHEHKTVDLSWSLAELNTFICQSFESVSLNVTGFRLARATKAKKLLVVQANSVKDLKRQIGRSRLYILPNSNLSLSRQVSPNVHSEMVRSAVTSVETNIVDLTDEVDGNRGYMYVNAGTPEVFYRTNQPVEGETTTQNRTGQSLLSESTLEETLVHYPVASSPQMHGSFPATVGVSHSQFTAISEILLDSEPDEDTQMLSSPKRPYSPSNEMENLADIIGEFRRENISVHSTLIVVARRRRILHSAITALNKGYFDWHKCPQIEFVGEMADDFGGPTREFFRLLMADVQSTLGIFEEQPGNLFFSYDQAALEKGKYYTGGKLIAWSLLHGGPSIKALHPFIS, from the exons ATGAATCTAG GTGATGGACGTCGACGTGGGAGAAAGCCTGGGCTTAAATGGCAGGTGAAGCTTTTCTTGTTAGAGGATCCTAACCAAACCACTATACCCAGTTCACAGGATTCAGAGGAACTTGAGAAATCTGGTTTAG GAAGCGGGAACAGTGACTTAGGTCATGAGCATAAGACCGTTGATTTGTCATGGTCCTTGGCAGAACTCAATACATTCATCTGCCAAAGCTTTGAGAGCGTAAGCCTAAATGTGACCGGCTTTCGTCTTGCCAGAGCTACAAAAGCAAAGAAACTGCTAGTTGTCCAGGCCAACTCCGTCAAAGACTTGAAGCGACAAATTGGAAGAAGCAGACTTTATATACTGCCCAATTCAAACTTATCGCTATCCAGACAG GTCTCTCCCAATGTGCATTCTGAAATGGTTAGAAGTGCAGTGACATCAGTAGAGACTAATATTGTTGACCTGACAGATGAGGTG GATGGAAATAGAGGCTACATGTATGTAAATGCAGGCACTCCTGAG GTGTTCTACAGAACAAATCAGCCAGTTGAAGGAGAAACAACTACTCAGAACCG GACTGGCCAGTCTTTGCTTTCTGAGAGTACACTGGAAGAGACACTTGTGCATTATCCAGTGGCAAGCTCTCCT CAGATGCACGGGAGCTTTCCAGCAACTGTAGGAGTGTCCCACAGTCAGTTCACAGCAATCAG TGAGATATTACTAGACAGTGAACCTGATGAGGACACCCAAATGCTGTCGTCTCCAAAACGTCCATATAGTCCATCTAAC gaaatggaaaaCCTTGCTGATATCATTGGAGAATTCAGGAGGGAAAACATCAGTGTGCATTCTACACTGATAGTTGTGGCAAGAAGGAGGCGAATTCTACACAGTGCCATCACAGCTCTGAACAAGGGCTATTTTGATTGGCACAAATGTCCACAGATTGAATTTGTGGGTGAGATGGCTGATGATTTTGGCGGGCCTACAAGAGAATTCTTCAG GCTTTTAATGGCGGACGTGCAGTCTACTTTGGGCATTTTCGAGGAACAGCCAGGcaacctttttttttcttatgatCAGGCAGCCCTAGAAAAGGGAAAGTATTATACTGGTGGGAAGTTGATTGCCTGGTCTCTGTTGCATGGGGGACCAAGCATTAAGGCATTACATCCCTTTATCAGTTAA
- the LOC143498984 gene encoding uncharacterized protein LOC143498984 isoform X1, translating to MSGGGDGRRRGRKPGLKWQVKLFLLEDPNQTTIPSSQDSEELEKSGLGSGNSDLGHEHKTVDLSWSLAELNTFICQSFESVSLNVTGFRLARATKAKKLLVVQANSVKDLKRQIGRSRLYILPNSNLSLSRQVSPNVHSEMVRSAVTSVETNIVDLTDEVDGNRGYMYVNAGTPEVFYRTNQPVEGETTTQNRTGQSLLSESTLEETLVHYPVASSPQMHGSFPATVGVSHSQFTAISEILLDSEPDEDTQMLSSPKRPYSPSNEMENLADIIGEFRRENISVHSTLIVVARRRRILHSAITALNKGYFDWHKCPQIEFVGEMADDFGGPTREFFRLLMADVQSTLGIFEEQPGNLFFSYDQAALEKGKYYTGGKLIAWSLLHGGPSIKALHPFIS from the exons Atgtcaggtggag GTGATGGACGTCGACGTGGGAGAAAGCCTGGGCTTAAATGGCAGGTGAAGCTTTTCTTGTTAGAGGATCCTAACCAAACCACTATACCCAGTTCACAGGATTCAGAGGAACTTGAGAAATCTGGTTTAG GAAGCGGGAACAGTGACTTAGGTCATGAGCATAAGACCGTTGATTTGTCATGGTCCTTGGCAGAACTCAATACATTCATCTGCCAAAGCTTTGAGAGCGTAAGCCTAAATGTGACCGGCTTTCGTCTTGCCAGAGCTACAAAAGCAAAGAAACTGCTAGTTGTCCAGGCCAACTCCGTCAAAGACTTGAAGCGACAAATTGGAAGAAGCAGACTTTATATACTGCCCAATTCAAACTTATCGCTATCCAGACAG GTCTCTCCCAATGTGCATTCTGAAATGGTTAGAAGTGCAGTGACATCAGTAGAGACTAATATTGTTGACCTGACAGATGAGGTG GATGGAAATAGAGGCTACATGTATGTAAATGCAGGCACTCCTGAG GTGTTCTACAGAACAAATCAGCCAGTTGAAGGAGAAACAACTACTCAGAACCG GACTGGCCAGTCTTTGCTTTCTGAGAGTACACTGGAAGAGACACTTGTGCATTATCCAGTGGCAAGCTCTCCT CAGATGCACGGGAGCTTTCCAGCAACTGTAGGAGTGTCCCACAGTCAGTTCACAGCAATCAG TGAGATATTACTAGACAGTGAACCTGATGAGGACACCCAAATGCTGTCGTCTCCAAAACGTCCATATAGTCCATCTAAC gaaatggaaaaCCTTGCTGATATCATTGGAGAATTCAGGAGGGAAAACATCAGTGTGCATTCTACACTGATAGTTGTGGCAAGAAGGAGGCGAATTCTACACAGTGCCATCACAGCTCTGAACAAGGGCTATTTTGATTGGCACAAATGTCCACAGATTGAATTTGTGGGTGAGATGGCTGATGATTTTGGCGGGCCTACAAGAGAATTCTTCAG GCTTTTAATGGCGGACGTGCAGTCTACTTTGGGCATTTTCGAGGAACAGCCAGGcaacctttttttttcttatgatCAGGCAGCCCTAGAAAAGGGAAAGTATTATACTGGTGGGAAGTTGATTGCCTGGTCTCTGTTGCATGGGGGACCAAGCATTAAGGCATTACATCCCTTTATCAGTTAA
- the LOC143498995 gene encoding NLR family CARD domain-containing protein 3-like: protein MMELHNSSSGGGTSDPKVKRAAPSVPSCVLMKSESSPVPSCVSMKSESSPVPSCVSMKSESSPVPSCVSMKSESSPVPSCVSMKSDWSMGDTPNFSSVPVTSDLHAEKKPVKISKDKLEPVFKELEHKIISLVKNELKRFKNLLSPNYPACIERQVEDEEDQSSVREGALKITLHVLRNMNQTDLANTLQTKLAPACHRKLKSKLKEKCQKINEGISQHGTTALLNEIYTELYITEGGSGEVNNEHEVRQIETASRRPATQETSIKCSDIFRPLPGQDKAIRNVLTKGVAGIGKTVSVQKFILDWSEGNVNQDVLFIFPLPFRELNLMKEKKLSLVQLLHCFFPETRELKPTDYTYYKILFIFDGLDECRLPLDFQNNDGLWDVTESTSVDVLLTNLIKGNLLPFALLWITSRPAAANQIPPECVDQVTEVRGFSGPQKEEYFRKRIRDQSLANRIISHMKSSRSLYIMCHIPVFCWIAATVLERMLGEAESGEIPKTLTQMFTHFLIFHIKHKDQKYDQKSDTYPHQTRKHVLALGKLAFQQLKKGNLIFYEDELRNSGIDVREISVYSGMCTQIFREEFGLQLGKVFSFVHLSVQEFLAALYVFITFISTNTNVLEQQQPGFFSLLKKSISSFDFLNSAVDKALQSQNGHLDLFLRFLLGLSLESNQTLLRGLLTQTGSSSHSKEETVKYIKENIRKNPSPEKSINLFHCLNELNDHSLMQEVQTYLSRGDDTRLRGARLSPAQWSAVVFVLLNSEEELDEFDLSKYDPSDECLLRLLPVVKTSRKAILSGCGLTEESCKSLTSVLQTENSLKELEMNYNDLKDSGVEQLCAGLKSSNCKLEILRLSGCLVTEEGCSSLSSALSSNPSHLKELDLTYNHPGDSGIKLLSARLEDPHCRLDTLRVDHAGKIRLKPGLRKYGCELTLDPNTAHTLLSLSEGNRKVTCVKKQQTYPYHPERFNVCTQVMCRESLTGRCYWEVECSGDVDIAVTYKGISRKGGSDDCWFGYNIKSWRLDCSKNSYTVYHNKNYTGISARSSSNRVGVYLDWLAGTLSFYSVSSLTHTLTHLHTFHSTFTEPLYAGFGVYYHSSVCVCELE, encoded by the exons ATGATGGAGCTTCATAACTCcagcagtggaggaggaacCTCTGACCCAAA ggtgaagagagcagcaccttcagtacccagctgtgtattaatgaagagtgaatcatctccagtacccagctgtgtgtctatgaagagtgaatcatctccagtacccagctgtgtgtctatgaagagtgaatcatctccagtacccagctgtgtgtctatgaagagtgaatcatctccagtacccagctgtgtgtctatgaagagtgactgGTCCATGGGTGATACTCCTAACTTCAGCAGTgtacctgtgacctctgacctaca TGCTGAAAAGAAACCTGTAAAGATTTCTAAAGACAAACTGGAGCCAGTATtcaag GAGCTGGAGCACAAAATCATCTCTCTGGTGAAAAATGAGCTGAAGAGATTCAAGAATCTACTGAGTCCAAattacccagcatgcattgagagacaggtggaggatgaggaggatcagagcagtgtcagagagggggcgctgaagatcacactgcacgtcctgagaaacatgaaccagacagacctcgctaacacactacagacca AACTGGCCCCTGCTTGCCACAGAAAGCTCAAATCCAAACTGAAGGAAAAATGTCAGAAAATTAATGAAGGAATCTCACAGCATGGAACCACAGCActtctgaatgagatctacacagagctctacatcacagagggagggagtggagaggtgaataatgaacatgaggtgagacagattgagacagcatccaggagaccagcaacacaggagacatCCATCAAATGCAGTGACATCTTTAGACCCTTACCAGGACAAGACAAAGCCATCAGAAATGTGTTGACTAAAGGAGTGGCTGGAATTGGTAAAACAGTCTCAGTGCAGAAGTTCATACTGGACTGGTCTGAAGGAAATGTAAATCAGGATGTtctcttcatatttccacttccatttagggagctgaatttgatgaaggagaaaaagctcagtctggtgcagcttcttcattgcttttttccagaaacacgtgaattaaaaccaactgactatacatactacaaaatcctgttcatctttgatggtctggatgagtgtcgtcttcctctagatttccagAACAATGATGGCCTGTGGGATGTAACTGAGTcgacctcagtggatgtgctgctgacaaacctcatcaaggggaatctgcttccctttgctctcctctggataacctctcgaccagcagcagccaatcagatccctcctgagtGTGTTGACCAGGTAACAGAAGTCCGAGGGTTCAGTGGccctcagaaagaggagtacttcaggaagagaatcagaGACCAGAGTCTGGCCaacagaatcatctcacacatgaagtcatcaagaagcctctacatcatgtgccacattccagtcttctgttggattgcagccactgttctagagaggatgttgggtgaagcagagagtggagagatccccaagactctgactcagatgttcacacacttcctgatctttcacatcaaacacaaggacCAAAAGTATGATCAGAAAAGTGACACTTACCCTCACCAAACTAGAAAACATGTTttggcactgggaaaactggctttccaacagctgAAAAAAGGCAATCTGATCTTCTATGAGGACGAACTGAGAAACAGTGGCATTGATGTCAGAGAAATATCAGTGTATTCAGGAATGTGCACtcagatcttcagagaggagtttggtctacagctggggaaggtgttcagctttgtacatctgagtgttcaggagtttctggctgctttatatgtgtttattaccttcatctccaccaacaccaatGTGCTAGAACAGCAACAACCTGGATTTTTCAgtcttttaaaaaaatcaatatCTTCTTTTGACTTCCTCAACAGtgcagtggacaaggccttacagagtcagaatggacatctggaccttttcctccgcttccttctgggtctctcactggagtctaatcagactctcttacgaggtctactgacacagacaggaagcagctctcACAGCAAAGAGGAAACAGTCAAGTACATCAAGGAGAATATCAGAAAGAATCCCTCTCCAGAGAAATCCATCAATCTGTTCCAttgtctgaatgaactgaatgatcattctctaATGCAGGAAGTCCAAACATACCTGAGCAGAGGAGATGACACTCGCCTGCGTGGAGCCAggctctctcctgctcagtggtcagctgtggtgtttgtgttgctgaactcAGAAGAGGAGCTAGATGAGTTTGACCTGAGTAAATATGACCCATCAGATGAATGTCTACTGAGACTGCTGCCAGTTGTCAAAACATCCAGAAAAGCCAT actgtctggttgtggtctcactgaggagtcttgcaaatctctcacatcagttctacaaacagaaaactcactGAAAGAGCTGGAGATGAATTATAATGACCTaaaagattcaggagtggagcagctctgtgctggactgaagagttcaaactgtaaactggaaattctcag attgtctggttgtttggtcacagaggaaggctgttcttctctgtcttcagctctgagttcaaacccctcacacctgaaagaactggatctgacctacaaccacccaggagactcaggaataaagctgctctctgctagactggaggatccccactgcagactggacacactcag gGTGGATCATGCAGGGAAGATCAGACTCAAACCAGGACTAAGAAAAT ATGGGTGTGAGCTCAcactggacccaaacacagcacacacacttctctctctgtctgaggggAACAGAAAGGTGACGTGTGTGAAGAAGCAGCAGACGTATCCTTATCATCCAGAGAGATTTAATGTCTGtactcaggtgatgtgtagagagagtctgACTGGACGCTGTTACTGGGAGGTTGAGTGTAGTGGAGATGTTGATATAGCAGTGACATATAAAGGAATCAGCAGGAAAGGAGGCAGTGATGACTGTTGGTTTGGATACAATATAAAGTCCTGGAGGCTGGACTGCTCTAAGAACAGTTACACTGTCTATCACAATAAGAACTACACTGGCATCTCTGCCCGCTCCAgctccaacagagtaggagtgtatctggactggctggccggcactctgtccttctacagtgtctcctctctcacacacacactcacacacttacacacattccaCTCCACATTCACTGAGCCCCTCTATGCAGGGTTTGGGGTTTATTATcactcctcagtgtgtgtgtgtgaactagaATAA